CAAAGTGAGTCACTCTATCAATGGTGTAATGtagtgactgtgtgtgtgtgttgtagggACCATAAGAAATTATTTGTTGGTGACTCCAGAGGTAGAATATATGCCTGGTCATCAGTTGAATCATCAGGTATGAATAGAGTGCATATTATATCCAGAATAAATAGGATGATTTTGAATTTTTTTAATGTTTGAGATACTGTTCACACCAtcacaaaaacaaaaaatttGACTAGTGAGTACTTTTATTACCTTCACAGAGAGATGCAAGACATATTGCAGCAGCCCTATTCCCACCATAAACTTCCGCCGCTGTAGTTACtatacatatcaaaacatttgcTTGAATTTGCTGTTCcatattttatagttgtaactagtgatgcactgataccactttttcactaccgatctGATACCTATACATTTGAGGCCAGAAATGGCCGATACTGATACTTTGccccacaggcatttctcacaagaaacagctagtgatttagtTTACTAAAAAGGCTAATCCCATCAACTGTAGTTTGCTGGTTATGTGGCTATCAATTACGCAAAGATAATACTGTAGTTTATGGCTTCAgtgaatcttatttcgtggcttacttcagtttccactgtactaataatgctagtagctggcttcttttaaggaattcatggcttTTGCTTAACTCTGTTTAATGAGCTATGTACGCCaccatcttgataagtaattacATGACGTCATAACGGACAAGTCCTacagatatcacagaaaagtcGAGTAGGGCAAACTTACAAGTGTTTTAAGACTAATCACAAtgtatactaaagacctaaaggggtaagctttgttatagagtggttaactcgtGTCGTCCATAATGTGGGCGTGTCCACATTAAAAAAATGTGCCAAAAATGCTTGTTGAATGCACTGTAatactagttctcacctttaagtaacatttcccTATAATGCTGTAGTATATAGAATTGTACAGTTccatattgttgttgttgttattgttcaGGTCGTATGGCAGACCACTGGATCAAGGATGAGGTGACAGACAAGTGTACAAAGTGTGGAATATTGTTCACCTTCACTGAACGTAAACACCACTGTAGAGACTGTGGAAATATTTTCTGTTCAAAGTAAGCACCAATGTAATAATTCAATGGTATCTAAGCTTTGTATAAATATTTGTCTGGTATTGTCAAAGTACCTGTCTTGATTTTCACCCCAATAAAGagattttcctctttcagaagtAAAATTGTGTACGTTCAGACTTGTAGGAACCATTTGTCCTTATTGTAGTTTGTGTCTGTTagttgtgtccttaatttgagAGTTTGTTAAGAGCAGTTTTAACGTCTTGTTATTTCAGGTGTAGCAGTTATGAGTCAGTGGTGTTGAGACTACAGGTCAAGAAACGTGTTCGTGTCTGTGAACGTTGTTATCACAAAAATCAGGAAATGACAACTATTTAATATATTTCTATAAACAGTGATGCTATTTCTGTATAAGTAATTTAACTAAACTGATTCAAAATTGATGTTTATAAATCTTGTCgtaatgtgtaattttgtgaaatacaatattattttattacctCTAAATAGAAATCTATTTGATTATGTGATATAAATGTCGATATTATTTTGTTCACTCCGAGGGTGAGAGGACTTGCAGACTCAGCAGAATCATAGTTTTTAGAGACCTATATGGTAGGTAGAACAAGGTAGAAAGAAAACTAATGGCTTTTGGGTGACCAGGAGGTAATGGTGAAGAGATGAGCAGTATGTGTCTAGGAGTGCTGCTTTTAAAAGTGGGAGATGGAAATGGTGGATGTACAATACACATCGATATTTTTTGACAACtgcatgaatataattatagcGTAAAGAAAATGAAAagttgattagcagtttcgtgTGCCCCATGCACTACACACCTGTACCATCTTGCTCATATATACCAATTAATTTATTTTGGTTTATAAAGCACCCACTCGCACTGATGTTAAAGATCACTGACACGTGGGCAAAGTGCTCAGTTGTAGTAACTTGTCAGGCTCACAGATATGTAAGTAATTGTCAAGTTTACTGTGTGTTTGGCTACATGTATGACATTGTTGGTACAACCAACTAGAGTGTTAATGATCACATCCAGGACGGTGCAAGCCTCTTTTAACAGAACCAGCCTTGAAATTTAGGGACTCAATATGCATAGGAAGCTACTTTGGCTCCTAGAAAAATCTATCACCTGGGATTTGGTTTATTGTAGCATGTGCAGGTAAACTAGCTTGTTAGctcactgtaaaaaattagtagctaagtgccagaaTTTCACTACTAgataatttctgccacaatgcTCACTATTTTTTGAAGTCTGAGTGACTttgataattgatagttgtaGTGACCCTCATGAGTACATGAGCATCACTACATAGTAGCTAGGTCACTACATAGTAGCTAGGTCACTACATAGTAGCTAGGTCACTACATAGTAGCTAGGTCACTACATAGTAGCTAGGTCACTACATAGTAGCTAGGTCACTACAAACAATTAGTAGTAATTAAACGTACTTAGTTTATATGTGGCAGACATTcactagtttttttttattgtgtATTATGCCCTTAGTACAAGGCTTTTAACTTCTTAGTTCTTGTTTCAGGTGTTACATTGGTTGTGTCAGTGAGTGCTGCTACAAATGTTTAAGTAATTTTAAAACATGTCATAAATTTAGTGAAATACAGTAATGTTAATCAGAAATACAGCATCTAAATATAAATTTGATTTACtattttatactcacaacaaTCGGCACAATGCCgttcctccttgttggagtgatacTGAAAACAACAACTAACTAAGCATACAAGAATATGCAAGATAaacacaaagcaagacaatagcatacattataccacccacacatacaagtacacaaataacactgaATTACATAAAAATGGCTTTTCGCACAGCCATAAAAATCTACCTTAATGAATACTCGGGGAACACGTGCACGGTGTAAAATAAatcaattcgattatgggtttGTATTAATTCCACCGTAGAAACATCTACGCTTCCATTGTTCAAAGGCAGCAGTAACAAGAGTAATGGGTGGAGCTATAGATACATTGTGGCCGGGTAGTGGTGAAGACACGAAGAAGTATGTCGTTAAACAAAGTAGCGATAACCTGTGGAGTGTCGCTAACGTGGTCGACCCGGAGATAGAGACAGCGGACAGCACTGAATTGGTGACGGAATTTAGTCACCATGTATCTTATGATGATTTGGCAGATTTTGTCGACATTTCAATTCAAGTAAGAGCGATGGTAACTTCGTGTAGTGTAAGGTGGGGAGGGTCATTATTTAGAATAGATACGCAATTGTTCAGTATTCAACATGCAAATCACTATTTTGTATTGTGTACCCACAAGTTGTTGCAGAACTCTGTTCTTTACTTCGAGTGCTAAATAGGGTAATCACTCTTAATACTGTGCAGCTACATTCAAGAAGATTGCACCCACAAAGCTTGGACTTCATGAATAAATAAGTTGTCTAAGCCAAAGTATTCTTGTACAAGTTTTCATTTTACAAAATGGATTAAGTCAAAACTTTGTACAGTGGCATTTTGTTGATGGAATATTCTGTGTAAAGTTCCACATATGTTAGGTGTAGTAGTTCACAGGAGCACAATCTGTAGGTAAACTATTATGTTGTTTTCTACTTTATGTAGCGTCTCCGAGTGCTGCGTCACCCTAACCTGCTCAAATTCTTGTCATCCTATGCCTACGATGATGCCATATACTTGTTAACAGAGTTAGTGTCCCCACTGGAAGTTGTCATCAAGAGTCTTAGTGATGAGGAGATGATAAAAGGACTAAGAGATGTTTCTAGAGGACTACAGTTCTTACATGAAACTGTAAGTTGTATGTAATATGTTGTGCAGTTTAAAAGCAGAGCACCCTGATAGCCACGGCACTTAAAGTGTTGTACTTTAATTGGGAATAATATTTTATGTGGGTGAAGTCCTATGTAGAGATCCGAGATATTTTGTGACAGACGAAGTAGGACATGTGCGCGCTGCTTACTTTAATTGCGTAAATTAGTATTTGGAATTTTACATGAGTCTTAATAGTCGTAATACAAAACCAGATAACACTGAAGTTCACTAGAGCTCAGTAGATCTTTAGATAGCATTTCGCTTCAAgaaaatgtactttgttttgaaaGACCCCTGTTAGGCACACAAAACAGTGATTTTATACTATTTCTCCAAGAAATCCAGGATCCCTTAAAAACAAAGTAGATAGCTTTGAAGTTTACATAAAGTGCTATCTAATATCCACTAAGCCCCAGTGAACCTCACTGTTGGCTAGTTTTGTACCACAAATATTGAGACTCATGTGATGGTAATAGTCAATTAATCAAGCGGTGTGTAACGCATGTCCTACCTCTTCTGGTTTTGTGTATTTATGGAGTGGGTTTGAAATAGATTGGAGGTGCTATTATTGAGCTACAAGTACTGGTACTGCTGTCCTTATAGATCCATGTACACTAGTTTGTGATAATATGCTTGTACCAATTGCTCCAGTACTTGACAGTAAGTATGTAGCCACTTGACCTGCCTGCTTAATAAGGAATAGATGGTTCATGTCATCAAAGTGTTATCAAAATTCTGGTCCACTGTTCACTCTGCGTATAAAACTGCTATAAATTCTCAGCCAACTCTACTTTAGCCTCTTGTTTATCCTTTTCTCAAAAGATGTTATTTCTGTCATAGTAGATATTTAACTTTGCTTCTATTCCAAAGTCTTCAAAACACCCAGCCAACTTCTGAGACGTGTGACCCACAAGgtagcattttttttttttagaattCTAAAGTATGATCATAATCTCTTTAGCTTATAATTAGCTACAAGCAGATTATTGTTGAGAATAGCTACAGGGGTGCTTTTTCTTCCATATGGGACAAGAAACTATTTTCATCAATATTCCACTTCTTTAATTCTAGTTTATTTTTCATattatcactgtacaaattgatctttccaTTATTGTAGTGCTGTAGCTTCTCTTAGTTTCTACAGCtaaaactttggttgaccattgtTTAGTTAACTAGATAGCAATAAAATGAAATTCAAAAAAATGTGGGGCCTTGCAGTTTCTTAGCTAGGTTTCCCTCACGTTGAGCTTTTCACAAGTGTTGTTGGTAACCCACTTCTCAATGTTTGATCTACTGCAGAATTATATTATGAAAATATCTGTATTTGTGATTGTCTATGTCATTCTTTCATACTCTTAACACATTTAGGCGTTGCTAGCACACAATAATTTACACATGGGAAATATCTTTGTCCGAGAGAAGCCCTGGTGTTGGAAGATTGGAGGATTTGAATGTGCTCTAGAACTAAAACGTGTAGATGATAAGGTACATCTCAAGTGTCCCAGATTGATCAATTCTCTAATACTTGATCTCTGCTATTACAGTTCTTGGAAGATATTGCTTTAATCAGGAAAAGCCTAGTGATTCCTCCAGAAGACAAAGTTAAGGTATGAATGTGTTTATGTACACCTGTATCCATATGAGTGAGTCCATGGGATGCCAAAATGTGGCCTCAATATACAGTAatgagatggtcttattaatgaggtcattaaGTATGCCTTGTCTATGTGTACCTagctacttgacatggtcactatagtgAAGTGGTCTATAGTATGTACGCTGTAGtatgcattgagctggatcctcaaaaacatttaataactcatggatgcaattacacacgatcttgaaatttggctcatttgtagtactgcttgacctgctaaaaatctTTTccgttcaaatgtctgacatattTGACGGGAAcctgtattccgcggaatagcagaattacagaataagcgaaaatcacattctaaatattttgttattatttatagcctctataacgtttaatatacattcctcacctcatagagaacacaatcacgatggcaccgatcctcggggtgatctttaaataggatatgtacaaagatattcactctagaacaacctaactaagctaaactactgttaaatacacttcactacataattgctagaaaactagaagttctttgtgctatacttgctcataccagctgtcacacacgagcaACTAGCTAACTGCCCGAATAGTttaggacaaaacaatccaccccctaggtagctaccctgcatgcatggaataatctgacctttcttataactctgttaccatttcctaaagtgtttcaaatatATTCGGAGAATAATACTGctttcagctcccaacatcagagctccaacctcggctctaacactttgtatataactctaataaattcgggcggttactcgtgtgtgacagctggtatgtactagtaatagcagtgaaatttgggattgggatgtattggaaatggtaaatttcacttggTTTCGCCTCGTGAAATATCCCcattccaatacaacactcgtggtatttatcccaaatttcactgctatacccatgctattcccagttaataccatactcactgcatatacgcatgctgtgcattagcgttgttATGTACgtaatttgtcactatgtactaaacacgcatcAACAcaaattggcgctacattgttagcataaattctagccaataaaattgcaattacaactttttcactgctaccagtgaaatacaatttcactgctactattgagacttttgtatgggcagtgaaacaggtatggtgttagagtaagtatagcacaaagaacttctagttttctagcgattgtgtagtgaagtgtatttgaaGTGTATTtgaagtgtatttgatggtagtttagcttagttagactGTTCTAGAGtaaatatctttgtacatatcctatttaaagatcgccctgaggatcgatgccatcgtgattgtgttctctacgaggtgaggaatgtatattaaaacgttatagaggctGTAAacaagagagaaaaccatcagttttattgatgaaaaatacagtaacagtataattatatcctcgaacacatgctaccacaaatacaaggggtagtcacttccatacctccagttgatacacttgcgaccgggatcaagaattttgatcGTCAAAATTTTGCTCTAATCGCTTGATTTCGCCTATAAAATAACCTTGATTCTTGATCATCTACCGTAAAAACTTAATAAATCCTCGTGTCGCTAAAGGTTAGCTTTCGAAGGTGCTTGATCGTCACTTTTGCAGAcatcttgatcgcttgattcactgcAAAAGACTCTTGATCGCTTTATTgaatcttgatcccggtcgtaagtgtttcaacagacagtattgaagtgactaccccttgaaaTAGGACAATATAAGCTCcacaagtgggcatggcaagggtaaCAAAAAACAAAAGAACAAAAACAGCATTACATATACACTCAATTaaaaagaaaaattaattatattatacaaatacaatgtttaacaaaatatttagaatgtgatttttgcTTATTCCGTAATTCCGCTATTCTGTATTCTCCCGCAGGCTCCCATAATTGACCCATCAAACTTTTCCTGTGGGAAGCCACAAAAATGTGGTGTCCATTGCAGCCCTCCCAAATTTTCGTGTGGAGAAGCCATAGAGGTGCAATGTCCATtgcagccctttcccaaacttgtaaccTAGAGCCAAtccatacatgtctgttgttgacacctttgctgttaccactaatcatctagttgattgaaatgttaactctcttgagaaaaaatccatttttaatttttagctgtttttcaagatccagctcaacttgtacatactgttATAGGTCATACCTTAGGGACCTGGGAGGTGTTCTTATTAGTACACCTTAGCTGACCAGCATGGCCACTACAAGTAAGTGTGGAGGTCATGAAGTTTGCTATATATGTTTTGAACATAGGACGGTATAAATAAAGGTGGTCTAATTAAAGAGTGGATTACTACAAAAACTTCTCAATCTTTTCTAGGGACCAACAAAGTCACCACCGTTTACCAGGGATATGTGGGCGTTTGGTCAGTTAGTGGTTGCCGTGGTGACCACAATGGAATCCGGCTCCCATGACGGACTACTGGACCATAGCAAGACTTGTCTCCTTAGTGACAACCCAGAGGTGTGCATTAATAAGATTGCATTGCTAAttcatatgtatgtgtgttagcATGTTTATTTGTGAAATGAAATTTTTTATGTTGTAGCATCGTATAACTGCTGGACAAGTGTTAAGGAAACCATGGTTACGGTAAGAGATGTTGTATATGGAGTCATGTGATGTTACAATTAATAGAAATGAGCTAACTGACATTGTGGAGTTCCTGGAGCAGTTGACTGTGAAGAAGAGTGATGAAAAAAGTGAATTCTTCAGGTTAgttagtgtattgtatttaacgcacgcacgcacacacacgcacacacacacactctgtTATGCACTATGTTACAACAGACATACATCATCCAACTACACTAGAGTTTATATCATCACTTCTCATGCAGGTCCCTGCCAGCTAGACTACTATCCCTACCATCACAGACATTGTGTCGTCACATTGTACCACTACTGTTAACACCCCTAGTGATGGGAGAACCTGCCGCACAACAATACCTATGGAAACACCTCTTCACCCCTGCTGTTGGTATGGAGTGTATCTCTTATTAATGCACAGTATAATGACATTGTCATTTTGTACTATCATTTGCTATTAAAGATTGCTGAGTAGCTGTTATATGTTAGAGTTAGTCTTTTATATTTTGCCATTgatatgtagctacactgtaagTAAACAATGAGAGATTATAATTCTTTGCTAGTTGCATCGTTAAATGATAACTTAAGGCTTGTTGTTACTAGTTAAACCATAAAATTCTGACAGCTTCCACAACCATTATTGTTATAAAGTTTTTTTTGTATTCATgataatatactgtacatgttatgGTTACTAGTATTTGTCTCATGATGTTGTTATTGATGATACATTGACTGGCCCCTGTTGTGTGCAGGCGACAGGAGACATCATTTTGATCCTGACATAGTGTGTCCATTAATTCTGGAGAGTGATTATCGTCGTCATGTGTTCTCACACATCATATCATTACTGGAGTCAAGGGAGGGACACATTCGACAAGTGTTGCTGGAGAACTTGGATGGCTTCTCTTCCATCTGTACTGGTGATGACATGGAAACCATAGTTTTACCACAGGTATTATCGGTAGCTGCTGTATTGTACGTCGTATGAGGGTGTGTGCATACTCATATGTCATAGTCATACCATCCCAGTAACACTGGTTTACTAGTGCACTAAGTAGGTTCTACTATTCATTGCAGGCAATCCTTGTCCCACAGGAgagctgtaccatgtctcatgCACACctttgtgtatgcatgcacacagaTAACAGTACATGTGCCTATGCTTTGTCAATATTTACTGACACATTTGTGTCGTAATCATAGAGTATTGTCTATCCCCAGTTTTAAGCCATACACATGATAATATGTACACATTTCCCTTCACAGGTGCTTATTGGTCTACAAGAAACTGACGATGATTTAGTAGCAGCAACTCTACAGGTATGTTAACACTGATAGTACAAAATGATCTCTCCACTCTGGCTCACTTTAAATGCCGTACCACTTCCAGTGAAATTTATGGCGTATTCCACAATAGATCATGAAATTGTTCAAAGTAAATTTTCTATGGAGAAAAGTATTAAGGTTTGAAAAAAGAATGACAGAAATTTTCTTGTATACAATAACCAGTGTACATTAAAACTTATTTGCAGTCCTGTTTCTTTGGCTATTTAATTCATCCAGTATGTGTCATTCTATCTACTGCACTTGACCACAGTGTACCATAGGTCATCGTACCTTGTGACTCTGTATGTGCTAATTAGTTATGTAAGGATACTAATTCCAAAATATTTTTACTAAGTTTTCTACCCTCAAAATAGTACTTATTGCagtgtgtatcatacagtactggcattctatattagggatcatgaaggttttggcttttctggccaaaaatattaccctaaaaccagcttcacaataccttcatggcatcttggtagtattggttaggtacaaccaagcccaaaagtgtatGACCTCAAACGTTTCAtaaagttgctacgaaatttaaaaatatttatatttagtggaatttttttCTGACTGTCTGagtaatgccttcagacaagtgtaactcaataacagatGAGGCCAACTTggtgatgcgtgtattgtacgtactgcagtatgccaaaagataTGTCTCTggatgaagcgatgtcaaacagtgaaagagtatctttatcctcctttgtgtcccatttctttttgctgacagctcaaggtgtcgattcatggtagcTAGCACAATGGCATCTCTACGGGAATTCTCCGtgttttccatggtgactgcagaggcgcttctcctactgttcttcgtttgtaacactgtgaaacAGCCTGAACAGTGCTTAAAGCGGAGCATAATAGCCACTtacaagtcagtaattgatagttggggtgtgtgAATTGTCCGtgtttttcgtggtgactggattgattggaGAGGTGCTTCttctattgttcttcatttgtagcactgtgttaACTCTGGTGCTCTAATTTCTTTTGATATGCTATGCAattgttcaccagtcatagcaatgttacaaagaaaagtAAACTAACAAGTATAAAgacaaattaggaattttaagttcaatatAGGgagacaagggaggtcacctacacctgcagatataatagtgaacatttaatccctaattcagtctagcttatacccatgactaaattagggattaaatgtccactagtacgtctgcaggtgtaggcgacctcccttgtttccctatttttTTTCTTAATTCCTAATtgtcgaacttaaaattcctaactttaTACTTATATATAGACAAGTAACACTcttttagagtagttgactgttctattgtagTACAtcaatttttgtagctgaaaattGTTTGCCAGTCCTGTAGGTAAATCAGATGATCTTCAAGTTAATTGGTTGGTAAATCTCCAATAACTAATTGTTATAATCCTCTCTGGGTAATTTGTGTGCAGATTTGAGGAATTGCTTGTATTTATCAGCTCTTGTGTACACTAGACACACCAATACAAAAACTACCAACAACTGGTGTATAAGCTTCAAAATTACCCATTTCGATACCTTAGTGTGGACATTTTAAACAGTTAGCAACTTCAACTTTATGCTCTACCCACAGTGCTACAAGATCAATCATAGAGAAACTGAGCAATTGTAGTACTTAAGTAAAATATGTCAACTTTTACCAATAGCCGGTATCAATACCAACATTGGTTAAACTGCTCATTCAATAGAcaatattattgtgataatgTGTTTGGTAGGGGTTGTCTAAGATGGTGCCTATTCTTGGAGCAGATGTTGTCATGGGAACAACAAGAAGATCAATATTTGTTAACACTCGACCAAAGACAcctgtaagtgtgtgtgttgagtatttgttgttgtggtgataATAAGTTATTTGTTGTTTACTAGAGTAATGCTGTGAGCAGTGAGAACAAACCCAAACCTGAATGTGAgtatttgtgcatgtgtgtgtatgtaatttCATGAGTACTTCTTTGTGTATCAATAGGGTATAGTATGTGTGTAATATGacatatttattatatacaCATGTTCCT
The Dysidea avara chromosome 7, odDysAvar1.4, whole genome shotgun sequence genome window above contains:
- the LOC136261256 gene encoding protein-associating with the carboxyl-terminal domain of ezrin-like, which gives rise to MGGAIDTLWPGSGEDTKKYVVKQSSDNLWSVANVVDPEIETADSTELVTEFSHHVSYDDLADFVDISIQRLRVLRHPNLLKFLSSYAYDDAIYLLTELVSPLEVVIKSLSDEEMIKGLRDVSRGLQFLHETALLAHNNLHMGNIFVREKPWCWKIGGFECALELKRVDDKFLEDIALIRKSLVIPPEDKVKGPTKSPPFTRDMWAFGQLVVAVVTTMESGSHDGLLDHSKTCLLSDNPEHRITAGQVLRKPWLRNELTDIVEFLEQLTVKKSDEKSEFFRSLPARLLSLPSQTLCRHIVPLLLTPLVMGEPAAQQYLWKHLFTPAVGDRRHHFDPDIVCPLILESDYRRHVFSHIISLLESREGHIRQVLLENLDGFSSICTGDDMETIVLPQVLIGLQETDDDLVAATLQGLSKMVPILGADVVMGTTRRSIFVNTRPKTPSNAVSSENKPKPESNRHTTPRTIAKPLTLTATLSRQDEMKARREAMRLKKDASNPKFGAKKKDREDDTKATSISPTLSKDSYPNSEIITAEGETSNEEEEESVSQTGDDDNMDNDFKAWDDVQTPSSVTASTDNNIYDWSNSEWPAVEPVTTSSWDRNIEPVNSKSGGTSNGASAHNVNTSGSGLSLLKSSKSLRSSKSSLATTESDSSLKGRLNQSDIERLKQQAEWSKEPDYFADMQPIISNNKSSTSLSTKDNENVANKDSEVTTIASATSVSKLSYVPNDEGLDGWNDDLDWQDEES